The Ignavibacteria bacterium genome contains the following window.
AAAAAATTTTAATTGATGAAATACGCATAATTGGCAACAACAAAACTAAACCTGATATAATCCTTCGAGAGTTAACATTCTCTACAAATTCCAGAGTAAGTTATGCAGATTTAAAGTTTAATGAGTCTCGTGTATTCAGCTTAGGAATTTTCAGTGATGTGGAGTTTGTTCTTTCTAAAGAAGAGAATAAAAATGTGCTTTTAATTTTAGTCCAGGAATCCTGGTATATCTGGCCCCTTCCTTTTATTGATATCGCTGATAGAGATTGGAAAAAGTTGACTTATGGATTACATCTCAATATTCAAAACTTAACTGGAAGAAATGAAAATCTGACAGCTGGATTTAGTCTTGGCTACGATCCGAAATTTTACCTACGTTACTTTAATCCAATTATCAACAAGCAGCATAACCTTCTTTTGCAGGTGCAAACTTTAATTCAAAGAAGACAAAATCGAAGCATTGAAGCAATAAAGGTTTTCAACAACCAAAATTATGATGAGAGATATTTTTTGTTCGATTTCCTAGTTGGAAAAAGATTTAATCAATTCAATACAGTTGCTGGTTCGTTCTCTTTTGAATATTTAGAAGCAGAAGAATATTTACCACTAAGAACAGTTTCTCCAACGGGAATTGATCGATTTCTTTCATTGCAGTTTAGTTATTCATTTGACACAAGGGACTTTACTGCATATCCTAAAAAGGGGACGAACATCAATCTTGTCTATCGTAAAGTTGGATTAACTGAATCTGATGTTGATTTTAATATTTTCAATCTTCAGCTCAAGCAAATTCAACAGGTGATTTGTCCAATAATTTATTATAGAAATTATACAAGAGTTTTGGCTGGTCCTATCTTGCCTTATTATGCTAATAGTTTTATAGGATACAGTGAAAGATTGCGAGGACATTTTAGTCAAACATATGAATCGAATTCAATTATCTTTAATACTTTTGAATTTAGATTTCCACTGCTGGAAAAATATTTCTTAAAACTTCAATTACCTGTAATTCCCGAAGAATTATTGACATATACTTTAAGTCTGGACATTCACACTTTTTATGATAATGTTTTGATGTTCAATAAAAACGATAATCTCGCAAAGAAAAAATTAATGAATGGTTTTGGTTTCGGTTTTTCTTTTCTTGTTTTGCCGTATCGTTCAATTAATCTTGAACTTGCATGGAATGAGAAGTTTCAACCTGAAATAATTTTTGATCTTAATTTTCCTTTTTAATATGGAGTTATTTTATTTTCCTGAATTGACAGAAAATCAAAACTTCATCAGACTAACTGGTGATGAGTTTCATCATCTAAGCAAAGTTCTTCGAATTAAATTAGGTGAT
Protein-coding sequences here:
- a CDS encoding BamA/TamA family outer membrane protein; this encodes MFWLKIFVVIVFLSKVSTAQTIFNFLSVQDTFSLQKNYDIANNDEKILIDEIRIIGNNKTKPDIILRELTFSTNSRVSYADLKFNESRVFSLGIFSDVEFVLSKEENKNVLLILVQESWYIWPLPFIDIADRDWKKLTYGLHLNIQNLTGRNENLTAGFSLGYDPKFYLRYFNPIINKQHNLLLQVQTLIQRRQNRSIEAIKVFNNQNYDERYFLFDFLVGKRFNQFNTVAGSFSFEYLEAEEYLPLRTVSPTGIDRFLSLQFSYSFDTRDFTAYPKKGTNINLVYRKVGLTESDVDFNIFNLQLKQIQQVICPIIYYRNYTRVLAGPILPYYANSFIGYSERLRGHFSQTYESNSIIFNTFEFRFPLLEKYFLKLQLPVIPEELLTYTLSLDIHTFYDNVLMFNKNDNLAKKKLMNGFGFGFSFLVLPYRSINLELAWNEKFQPEIIFDLNFPF